The following are from one region of the Staphylococcus argenteus genome:
- the rpmB gene encoding 50S ribosomal protein L28, with product MGKQCFVTGRKASTGNRRSHALNSTKRRWNANLQKVRILVDGKPKKVWVSARALKSGKVTRV from the coding sequence ATGGGTAAACAATGTTTCGTAACAGGTCGTAAAGCTTCGACTGGTAACAGACGTTCACACGCTTTAAACTCTACAAAACGTAGATGGAACGCTAACCTTCAAAAAGTTAGAATCCTAGTTGACGGTAAACCTAAAAAAGTTTGGGTTTCTGCACGTGCTTTAAAATCTGGTAAAGTAACTAGAGTTTAA
- a CDS encoding Asp23/Gls24 family envelope stress response protein: MTLEISNDYGKIDISNEVIASVVGGKAVECYGIVGMASRQQVRAGIAEILGHENYAKGIKVTENNGVVDIDMYIIVSYGVKISEVANNVQSTVKYTLEKSLNVSVNSINIYVQGVRVNNTGKKI, from the coding sequence ATGACATTAGAGATTTCAAATGACTACGGCAAAATTGATATTTCAAACGAAGTGATTGCTTCGGTTGTAGGTGGAAAGGCCGTTGAATGTTATGGTATTGTAGGAATGGCATCTAGACAACAAGTTAGAGCTGGTATTGCAGAAATATTGGGACATGAAAACTACGCAAAAGGTATTAAAGTAACGGAAAATAATGGTGTAGTTGATATAGATATGTACATCATTGTTAGTTACGGTGTGAAAATATCTGAAGTTGCCAATAATGTTCAATCAACAGTGAAATATACTTTGGAAAAATCACTTAATGTATCAGTAAATTCAATCAATATATATGTACAAGGTGTACGTGTGAATAATACAGGCAAGAAAATTTAG